From Etheostoma cragini isolate CJK2018 chromosome 14, CSU_Ecrag_1.0, whole genome shotgun sequence, the proteins below share one genomic window:
- the LOC117957103 gene encoding trypsin-like: MKSLIFLALLGAAFAAGEDDKIVGGYECPRNSVPYQVSLNAGYHFCGGSLISSQWVVSAAHCYKSRIQVRLGEHNIAVNEGTEQWIDGAKMIKHPQYNSYNLDNDIMLIKLSRPATLNSNVQTVALPSRCPEADENCLVSGWGNTSANGSNFPDRLQCLRQPIIDDRICRNAYPQLFTENMVCSGFMHGGASSCQGDSGGPLVCNGQLQGVVSWGYDCAMQGHPSVYARVCRYNSWISTTMRSN; encoded by the exons ATGAAGTCGCTGATATTTCTGGCTTTGCTTGGAGCAGCAT TTGCTGCAGGTGAGGATGATAAGATTGTCGGCGGGTATGAGTGTCCCAGAAACTCTGTTCCCTACCAGGTATCCCTGAACGCTGGATACCACTTCTGCGGTGGATCCCTCATCTCCAGCCAGTGGGTGGTGTCGGCTGCTCACTGCTACAAGTC TCGTATCCAGGTCCGTCTTGGCGAGCACAACATTGCTGTGAATGAGGGCACTGAGCAGTGGATTGATGGTGCCAAGATGATCAAGCACCCACAGTACAACAGCTACAACCTGGACAACGACATCATGCTGATCAAACTGAGCCGCCCCGCCACCCTCAACAGCAACGTTCAGACCGTGGCCCTGCCCTCTCGCTGTCCTGAGGCCGACGAGAACTGCCTGGTGTCTGGTTGGGGCAACACCTCCGCCAACGGAA GCAACTTTCCTGACAGGCTGCAGTGTCTGCGGCAGCCCATCATCGATGACAGGATCTGCAGGAATGCCTACCCCCAGCTCTTCACTGAGAACATGGTTTGCTCCGGATTCATGCACGGCGGTGCCAGCAGCTGCCAA GGAGACTCTGGCGGTCCTCTGGTATGTAATGGTCAGCTGCAAGGAGTGGTGTCCTGGGGTTATGACTGTGCTATGCAAGGACACCCCAGCGTCTACGCCCGTGTGTGCCGTTACAACAGCTGGATCAGCACCACCATGCGCAGCAACTAA